The Myotis daubentonii chromosome 9, mMyoDau2.1, whole genome shotgun sequence genome has a segment encoding these proteins:
- the LOC132241052 gene encoding mas-related G-protein coupled receptor member X2-like, whose protein sequence is MTDTAWGTQLTPTNGSDQALSNWNKANLTSAVLVVTVALVGLAGNSVVLWLLSFRMRRNAFSVYILNLAGADFLFLCCRIIQSLGFVFNFHFLISVIDTFLSPVSTFAYISGLSFLSAISTERCLSVLWPIWYRCRRPRHMSTVMCVLLWSLSLLLSILEGNYCGFLSRIMHYFWCPALDFITAAWLILLFVLLSGSSLALMTRLLCGSHRVPPTRLYMTVMITVLFFLLCGLPFGIYWFIIVWFPNESSVHFHVLMMVVLLSCVNSCANPIIYFLVGSFRQRWWKRRHTLRLVLQRALQDTPEVDEPGESLPGGTLAMSGSRLGQR, encoded by the coding sequence ATGACTGACACAGCCTGGGGAACCCAGCTCACACCAACCAATGGAAGTGACCAGGCTCTTTCTAACTGGAACAAAGCGAACCTGACCTCAGCTGTGCTGGTGGTCACCGTGGCCCTGGTGGGACTGGCAGGGAACTCGGTGGTGCTCTGGCTCCTGAGCTTCCGCATGCGCAGGAATGCCTTCTCTGTCTACATCCTCAACCTGGCAGGGGCCgacttcctcttcctctgctgCCGGATTATACAGAGTCTAGGTTTCGTTTTCaactttcattttctcattaGCGTAATTGACACATTTCTCTCACCTGTGTCAACCTTTGCCTACATCTCAGGCCTGAGCTTTCTCAGCGCCATCAGCACAGAGCGCTGCCTGTCTGTCCTGTGGCCCATCTGGTACCGCTGCCGCCGCCCCAGACACATGTCCACCGTCATGTGTGTCCTGCTGTGGTCCCTGTCCTTGCTGCTGAGCATCCTGGAAGGGAACTACTGTGGCTTCCTGAGTAGGATTATGCATTATTTTTGGTGTCCAGCGTTGGATTTCATCACTGCGGCGTGGCTGATTTTGTTGTTTGTGCTTCTCTCTgggtccagcctggccctgatgacCAGACTGCTGTGTGGCTCCCACCGGGTGCCGCCCACCAGGCTCTACATGACCGTCATGATCACCGTgctgttcttcctcctctgcgGCCTGCCCTTCGGCATCTACTGGTTCATCATAGTCTGGTTTCCAAATGAATCTAGTGTCCACTTTCATGTTCTCATGATGGTAGTACTTCTGTCCTGTGTCAACAGCTGTGCCAACCCCATCATTTACTTCTTGGTTGGCTCCTTCAGGCAGCGATGGTGGAAGCGGAGACACACCCTGAGGCTGGTTCTCCAGAGGGCTCTGCAGGACACTCCTGaggtggatgaacctggagaaagCCTTCCTGGGGGAACCCTGGCCATGTCGGGAAGCCGTCTGGGGCAGAGATGA
- the LOC132241050 gene encoding mas-related G-protein coupled receptor member X2-like, whose translation MEERVTTAGFESTNMTVTAWGTQLTPTNGSDQALSKCNKATLTPAVLVFTVALVGLAGNGVVLWLLGFRMRRNAFSVYILNLAAADFLFLCCRIIYSLWTFISNFHSRCISIPYIFITVSNFAYISGLSFLSAISTERCLSVLWPFWYRSRRPRHLSPVTCALLWSLSLLLSILEGNYCGFLLRKRDQTWCQAFDFIIAAWLILLFALLSGSSLALLTRLCGSQQVPLTRLYVVILLTVLVFLVFGLPYGFKWFLCYWTQTLCRKTFSYFLRRTWLVLSSLNSSANPIIYFFVGSFRQQRQLRQTLKLVLQRALEDITEVKKSSRSLPRETRDISGSSFTQ comes from the exons ATGGAAGAAAG GGTCACCACTGCAGGGTTTGAGAGCACAAATATGACTGTCACAGCCTGGGGAACCCAGCTCACACCAACCAATGGAAGTGACCAGGCTCTTTCTAAATGTAACAAAGCCACCCTGACCCCAGCTGTGCTGGTCTTCACCGTGGCCCTGGTTGGACTGGCAGGGAATGGGGTGGTGCTCTGGCTGCTGGGCTTCCGCATGCGCAGGAACGCCTTCTCCGTCTACATCCTCAACCTGGCGGCGGCCgacttcctcttcctctgctgCCGGATTATATATTCCCTGTGGACATTCATCAGTAACTTCCATTCCAGGTGCATTTCCATCCCCTACATTTTCATCACTGTGTCAAACTTTGCCTACATCTCAGGCCTGAGCTTTCTCAGCGCCATCAGCACGGAGCGCTGCCTGTCTGTCCTGTGGCCATTCTGGTACCGCTCCCGCCGCCCCAGACACCTGTCACCCGTCACGTGTGCCCTGCtgtggtccctgtccctgctgctgAGCATCCTGGAAGGGAACTACTGTGGCTTCCTGCTGAGGAAACGTGACCAAACTTGGTGCCAGGCGTTTGATTTCATCATAGCCGCGTGGCTGATTTTGTTGTTTGCGCTTCTCTCTgggtccagcctggccctgctgacCAGACTGTGTGGCTCCCAGCAGGTGCCCCTGACCAGGCTCTACGTGGTCATCCTGCTCACAGTGCTGGTCTTCCTCGTCTTCGGCCTACCCTATGGCTTCAAGTGGTTTCTGTGTTACTGGACTCAGACACTTTGCCGTAAAACGTTTTCCTATTTTCTTAGAAGGACTTGGCTCGTCCTGTCTAGTCTTAACAGCAGCGCCAACCCCATCATTTACTTTTTTGTCGGCTCCTTCAGGCAGCAGAGGCAGCTGCGGCAGACCCTCAAGTTGGTCCTGCAGAGGGCTTTGGAGGACATCACGGAGGTGAAGAAAAGTAGCAGAAGCCTTCCTCGGGAAACCAGGGACATTTCAGGGAGCAGTTTCACACAGTGA